The following proteins are co-located in the Deinococcus metallilatus genome:
- a CDS encoding isoprenyl transferase, which translates to MSREPLKVAVRTAKKTRDAARGALLWGYEQRLGRAVKAHGRMPRHLGLILDGNRRFARAAGMEREMGYEFGIDKAHEVLQWCLELGIPAVTIWVLSTDNITRDPEEVRHLMGLFDREARNLARDPRIHGNRVRVRAIGQHQEFPGNVLEALRELEEKTADYDGMLLNIAVGYGGREEIVDAVKQHLSEQAAAGKALEDVIAALEPEHISAHLYTAGTPDPDFIIRTSGEIRLSGFMLWQSVYSEYYFCDVYWPGFRRVDFLRALRDFQGRERRFGK; encoded by the coding sequence ATGAGCCGTGAACCCCTGAAGGTCGCCGTCCGCACCGCGAAGAAGACGCGGGACGCGGCGCGCGGCGCCCTGCTGTGGGGCTACGAGCAACGCCTGGGGCGCGCCGTCAAGGCCCACGGCAGGATGCCCCGCCACCTGGGCCTGATTCTGGACGGCAACCGCCGCTTTGCCCGCGCGGCCGGGATGGAACGCGAGATGGGCTACGAGTTCGGCATCGACAAGGCGCACGAGGTCCTCCAGTGGTGCCTGGAACTGGGCATCCCCGCCGTGACCATCTGGGTGCTGTCCACCGACAACATCACCCGTGACCCCGAAGAGGTGCGGCACCTGATGGGCCTCTTCGACCGCGAGGCGCGCAACCTCGCCCGCGATCCGCGCATTCACGGCAACCGCGTACGGGTCCGGGCCATCGGGCAGCACCAGGAGTTCCCCGGCAACGTGCTCGAAGCCCTGCGCGAACTGGAGGAAAAGACCGCCGACTATGACGGCATGCTGCTGAATATCGCGGTGGGCTACGGGGGCCGCGAGGAGATCGTGGACGCCGTGAAACAGCACCTCTCGGAGCAGGCGGCGGCGGGCAAGGCGCTGGAGGACGTGATCGCCGCGCTGGAGCCGGAGCACATCAGCGCGCACCTCTACACGGCGGGCACCCCCGACCCCGACTTCATCATCCGCACCAGCGGCGAGATTCGCCTCAGCGGCTTCATGCTGTGGCAGAGCGTCTATTCCGAGTACTACTTCTGCGACGTGTACTGGCCGGGCTTCCGACGGGTGGACTTCCTGCGCGCCCTGCGCGACTTCCAGGGGCGGGAACGGCGGTTCGGGAAGTAA
- a CDS encoding HRDC domain-containing protein, with the protein MTDPSDLVRPDLRPDARLVALHAERGDPHRRLAAALAALEGADWGLTLAGEAALAGQLAALLGPGVLRVDERLGVNRAALAGHGLAAATLDADWTGARAVWLAEPDERLLRRAERAGVPVIVDGTLAPGGGWFTRGVASVVYRDGVTLTGFGDTPLALLFGQGRAPTPAAPSPADLTVALALRDVATLPLRLARAARTVMQLAGQLGGGALPFGPTALLLPPDAAPDTSWRPGGVLAATRSVEGGVILTPGLQDAETALALLRAGAAEPVTAPLPLVHDLHELEEAEATGEPDFPPAAGPAPQASRDLRPPRREGRPDRAERGSRPPAPLPDLPRPDVAAPETPEPLARVTFEVPEEATVAPDPAQQPPHEEEAWTPEIVFSDSAPDAHAALPTPISGGPDAPELDVTPPLASAEEPAGEEVPAPEPQPEPEATPEPQTTEAQPAEPAPPALALTPDLPSTSGEGGALDPAADLTDEQAAIYARLREWRNAEAKRQEVSRFIIASNATLAEIARRVPYTEADLKAVRGMGPERLRKYGEKILDVVRG; encoded by the coding sequence ATGACCGACCCCTCTGACCTTGTCCGTCCCGACCTGCGCCCGGATGCCCGGCTGGTGGCCCTGCACGCCGAGCGAGGCGACCCCCATCGGCGGCTGGCCGCTGCCCTGGCCGCGCTGGAGGGCGCCGACTGGGGCCTGACGCTGGCGGGCGAGGCGGCCCTGGCAGGACAACTGGCGGCCCTGCTGGGACCCGGCGTGCTGCGGGTGGACGAGCGGCTGGGCGTGAACCGCGCCGCGCTTGCCGGGCACGGCCTGGCCGCCGCGACGCTGGACGCCGACTGGACCGGCGCGCGGGCCGTGTGGCTGGCCGAACCCGACGAACGGCTGCTGCGCCGGGCCGAGCGGGCGGGCGTGCCGGTGATCGTGGACGGCACCCTCGCGCCGGGGGGCGGCTGGTTCACGCGCGGCGTGGCCTCCGTGGTGTACCGCGACGGCGTGACCCTGACCGGCTTCGGGGACACGCCGCTCGCGCTGCTGTTCGGCCAGGGCCGCGCGCCGACACCCGCCGCGCCCTCCCCCGCCGACCTGACGGTGGCGCTGGCCCTGCGCGACGTGGCGACGCTGCCCCTGCGGCTGGCGCGCGCCGCCCGCACCGTCATGCAGCTCGCCGGGCAACTCGGCGGCGGCGCGCTCCCCTTCGGCCCGACCGCGCTGCTGCTCCCGCCGGACGCCGCGCCCGACACGTCCTGGCGGCCCGGCGGCGTGCTGGCCGCGACCCGCAGTGTGGAGGGCGGGGTGATCCTGACCCCTGGCCTTCAGGACGCGGAGACGGCGCTGGCCCTGCTGCGGGCGGGGGCGGCGGAACCGGTGACGGCCCCCCTCCCCCTGGTCCACGATCTGCACGAGCTGGAGGAAGCGGAGGCCACCGGAGAACCCGACTTCCCCCCGGCTGCTGGCCCGGCCCCCCAGGCGTCCCGCGACCTGCGCCCGCCCCGCCGCGAAGGCCGCCCCGACCGCGCGGAACGGGGAAGCCGCCCGCCCGCACCGCTCCCCGACCTGCCCCGCCCGGATGTGGCGGCCCCGGAGACGCCGGAACCCCTCGCCCGCGTGACCTTCGAGGTCCCCGAGGAAGCAACCGTCGCCCCCGACCCCGCCCAGCAGCCCCCGCACGAGGAGGAGGCCTGGACGCCCGAAATCGTGTTCAGCGACTCGGCGCCCGACGCCCACGCCGCCCTGCCGACGCCCATCAGCGGCGGGCCGGATGCACCGGAGCTGGACGTGACGCCGCCCCTCGCGTCCGCTGAGGAACCGGCCGGGGAAGAAGTCCCGGCTCCCGAACCTCAGCCCGAGCCGGAGGCCACGCCAGAGCCCCAGACCACAGAGGCCCAGCCCGCCGAACCCGCGCCCCCCGCGCTCGCCCTCACGCCCGACCTGCCCAGCACCTCCGGCGAGGGCGGCGCGCTCGACCCCGCCGCCGACCTCACCGACGAGCAGGCCGCCATCTACGCCCGCCTGCGCGAGTGGCGCAACGCCGAGGCCAAACGCCAGGAGGTCAGCCGCTTCATCATCGCCAGCAACGCCACCCTGGCCGAGATCGCCCGCCGCGTCCCCTACACCGAGGCCGACCTCAAGGCCGTGCGCGGCATGGGGCCGGAGCGGCTGCGGAAATACGGCGAAAAGATTCTGGACGTGGTGCGGGGGTAG
- a CDS encoding YybH family protein: MTSPERVLEAYKAAVYAKDVDAFMSLYDEDVQVFDMWGTWSYDGAAAWRGMVTDWFASLGTERVVVDMEEVQTILTGEVAVAHAFVTYRGVSTEGQALRAMQNRLTCVLKQKGGTWKIVHEHSSAPADFETSKVILQR, encoded by the coding sequence ATGACGAGTCCAGAGCGGGTGCTAGAAGCCTATAAGGCCGCCGTGTACGCGAAGGACGTTGATGCGTTCATGTCCCTGTACGACGAGGACGTGCAGGTTTTCGACATGTGGGGCACGTGGTCGTACGACGGGGCCGCCGCCTGGCGCGGCATGGTGACGGACTGGTTCGCGTCGCTGGGTACCGAGCGGGTGGTCGTGGACATGGAGGAGGTGCAGACGATCCTGACAGGCGAGGTCGCGGTCGCCCATGCATTTGTTACCTACCGGGGGGTGTCCACCGAGGGCCAGGCCTTGCGCGCCATGCAAAACCGGCTAACCTGCGTGCTCAAGCAAAAAGGCGGGACGTGGAAGATCGTCCATGAACACAGCTCGGCCCCCGCCGATTTCGAGACGTCAAAGGTCATTCTCCAGCGTTGA
- a CDS encoding NAD(P)H-dependent oxidoreductase subunit E has translation MPPKFFPTRGHLLICQGQNCQARGSVLLYKALWNHLERTSLAYYKQGGTLRLTESGCLGACSSGPALCVYRHRGGELEEGWYAAVDFPLAAKVAQAVYEEAELPEDRKYGP, from the coding sequence ATGCCGCCGAAATTCTTTCCTACCCGGGGTCACCTCCTGATCTGTCAGGGCCAGAACTGCCAGGCGCGCGGGTCAGTGCTGCTGTACAAGGCGCTCTGGAACCACCTGGAACGGACCTCCCTCGCCTACTACAAGCAGGGCGGGACTCTACGCCTCACCGAGAGCGGCTGCCTGGGCGCGTGCAGCTCCGGCCCGGCGCTGTGCGTGTACCGTCACCGGGGCGGCGAACTGGAAGAAGGCTGGTACGCCGCCGTCGATTTCCCCCTGGCCGCGAAGGTCGCGCAGGCCGTCTATGAGGAGGCGGAGTTGCCGGAAGACCGGAAGTACGGACCCTGA
- a CDS encoding ABC transporter ATP-binding protein, with protein MSRELSAVSPQPSAVGTLEAHALYVRAGSFPAVQGVSAAFRTGQFAAVIGPNGAGKSTLLRALLGLSVPEAGEVRLSGRPLRAWPRSERARTLAYLAQGEALPPDARVRDVVALGRGAGEWKWGLIPTRPWTQADEDAVTDALTRTDTLRFGERRVTDLSGGERQRVSLARALAAQPRFLLLDEPTNHLDLAYQLDVIRHVRCEAAGGLGVVAVLHDLNLAARADRLLLLHQGRVLAQGTPEEVLTPAHLHAAYGLRARVLRDTGRLLVIPED; from the coding sequence ATGAGTAGGGAGCTTTCAGCCGTCAGCCCTCAGCCGTCAGCAGTGGGCACGCTGGAGGCGCATGCTCTGTATGTCCGCGCCGGGAGTTTTCCCGCCGTGCAGGGAGTGAGTGCTGCGTTCCGCACCGGGCAGTTTGCCGCCGTGATCGGGCCGAACGGGGCGGGGAAAAGTACCCTGCTGCGGGCGCTGCTGGGCCTGAGCGTGCCGGAAGCGGGGGAGGTGCGGCTCAGCGGGCGTCCGCTGCGCGCGTGGCCGCGCTCCGAACGTGCCCGGACGCTGGCTTATCTGGCACAGGGGGAGGCGCTGCCGCCGGATGCCCGCGTGCGGGACGTGGTGGCGCTGGGACGCGGCGCAGGCGAGTGGAAATGGGGCCTGATTCCCACCCGCCCCTGGACGCAGGCCGACGAGGACGCCGTCACCGATGCCCTGACCCGCACCGATACCCTGCGCTTTGGGGAACGGCGTGTGACGGACCTCAGCGGCGGCGAACGCCAGCGGGTCAGTCTGGCCCGGGCGCTGGCCGCGCAGCCCCGCTTCCTGCTGCTGGACGAGCCGACCAACCACCTCGACCTCGCCTACCAGCTCGACGTGATCCGCCACGTCCGCTGCGAGGCCGCCGGGGGCCTGGGCGTTGTGGCCGTGCTGCACGACCTCAACCTGGCCGCCCGCGCCGACCGCCTGCTGCTGCTCCATCAGGGCCGCGTGCTGGCGCAGGGCACGCCCGAGGAAGTCCTGACCCCGGCGCACCTGCACGCCGCCTATGGCCTGCGCGCCCGGGTGCTGCGCGATACCGGCCGCCTGCTCGTGATTCCGGAGGACTGA
- a CDS encoding FecCD family ABC transporter permease yields MARPGPRRLGRTAALVVLLLAVIVLAVGLGSVTIAPGEVLGALWRGLSRAELAGNDVIVWQIRLPRVVMGVVVGACLAVCGGAFQGVFRNPLADPYLLGVASGAGLGATVGIVAGWPRGSIPLAALAAALVAVSVTLGLAREGRRFPPTRLILAGVVVGSVLSAFSTFLILRGEDRAREVLAYTLGDLGFSGWRDVGTVLPYAAVGCGVLIALGRALDTLQLGDLTARSLGVPVERLRLLVVIAASIATAAAVAYVGIIGFVGLIVPHVVRLAWGANHRVLLPVSALLGGALLVLADLLARTTLLSQVGVVTTLLGGPFFLWLLRRERHE; encoded by the coding sequence ATGGCCCGGCCAGGGCCGCGCCGCCTGGGCCGCACGGCCGCGCTGGTGGTCCTGCTGCTGGCGGTCATCGTGCTGGCGGTGGGGCTGGGCAGCGTGACCATTGCGCCCGGCGAGGTGCTGGGGGCGCTGTGGCGCGGCCTGAGCAGGGCCGAACTGGCCGGAAACGACGTGATCGTGTGGCAGATTCGCCTGCCGCGCGTGGTGATGGGCGTGGTGGTCGGGGCCTGCCTGGCGGTGTGCGGGGGAGCCTTTCAGGGTGTCTTTCGCAACCCGCTGGCGGACCCCTACCTGCTGGGGGTGGCGAGCGGGGCGGGGCTGGGCGCGACCGTCGGGATCGTGGCGGGGTGGCCGCGCGGGAGTATTCCGCTGGCGGCGCTGGCCGCCGCGCTGGTGGCCGTCAGCGTGACGCTCGGCCTGGCGCGGGAAGGACGGCGGTTCCCGCCCACGCGCCTGATCCTGGCGGGGGTGGTGGTGGGGAGCGTGCTGAGCGCCTTTTCCACCTTCCTGATCCTGCGCGGTGAGGACCGGGCGCGGGAGGTGCTGGCCTACACGCTGGGCGATCTGGGCTTCAGCGGGTGGCGGGACGTGGGGACAGTGCTGCCGTATGCCGCTGTCGGCTGCGGCGTGCTGATCGCGCTCGGGCGGGCGCTGGACACGCTGCAACTCGGTGACCTGACGGCGCGCAGCCTGGGCGTCCCCGTGGAGCGGCTGCGGCTGCTGGTGGTGATCGCCGCGAGCATCGCCACCGCCGCCGCCGTCGCCTACGTGGGGATTATCGGCTTTGTGGGACTGATCGTGCCGCACGTCGTCCGGCTGGCCTGGGGCGCGAACCACCGCGTCCTGCTGCCCGTCTCGGCGCTGCTGGGCGGGGCGCTCCTCGTGCTGGCCGACCTGCTGGCACGGACCACCCTGCTCTCGCAGGTCGGGGTGGTCACGACGCTGCTGGGGGGACCGTTTTTTCTGTGGTTGCTGCGGCGGGAACGGCATGAGTAG
- a CDS encoding ABC transporter substrate-binding protein: MHKLLTLTTLTLTAGAAGATTYPLTLTDDLGRQVTLRSEPKRIVSVLPSDTETLCALGVCDRLVGVDEFSDFPAQVTRLPKVGGLYNPNVEAMVALRPDLVIVSKYGKLAGPLTQAGIPVLAVNPETYDDVFSKTLLLGKVVNREAQAKTLVLNMKRDIARVEILTKNAVRKPTTYFEIDPTPYSIGPNSFMGVLLTKAGARNIIPASLGDFPKVDPEFVVKANPELMLGLDLGTARSRPGWNSIQAVKTGRVLPIPKDLNTILGRPGPRLPQALRGLARLIHPELFR, encoded by the coding sequence ATGCACAAGCTCCTGACCCTCACCACGCTGACCCTGACCGCTGGCGCGGCGGGCGCGACCACCTACCCCCTGACCCTCACCGACGACCTGGGCCGCCAGGTCACGCTGCGCTCGGAACCGAAGCGGATCGTGAGCGTGCTGCCCAGCGATACCGAGACGCTGTGCGCCCTGGGCGTCTGCGACCGGCTCGTCGGCGTGGACGAGTTCAGCGATTTTCCGGCGCAGGTCACGCGGCTGCCGAAGGTGGGCGGCCTCTACAATCCAAATGTCGAGGCGATGGTGGCCCTGAGGCCCGATCTGGTGATCGTCAGCAAGTACGGCAAGCTGGCGGGGCCGCTGACCCAGGCAGGGATTCCCGTGCTGGCCGTGAACCCCGAGACTTACGACGACGTGTTCAGCAAGACCCTGCTGCTGGGCAAGGTCGTGAACCGCGAGGCGCAGGCGAAAACCCTCGTCCTGAACATGAAGCGCGACATCGCCCGGGTCGAGATCCTGACCAAAAACGCCGTCCGGAAGCCCACCACCTACTTCGAGATCGACCCCACGCCGTACTCCATCGGGCCGAACTCCTTCATGGGGGTGCTGCTGACCAAGGCAGGCGCGCGCAACATCATCCCCGCCAGCCTGGGTGACTTCCCGAAGGTGGACCCCGAGTTCGTCGTGAAGGCCAACCCGGAGCTGATGCTGGGCCTGGACCTGGGGACGGCGCGCAGCCGCCCGGGCTGGAACAGCATCCAGGCGGTGAAGACCGGGCGGGTGCTGCCCATCCCGAAGGACCTGAACACCATCCTGGGCCGCCCCGGTCCGCGTCTGCCGCAGGCGCTCCGGGGACTGGCGCGGCTCATCCACCCCGAACTCTTCCGCTGA
- a CDS encoding MBL fold metallo-hydrolase encodes MAAPLRISEHVYALPIEASLLGAPTTIFPALILDERRGASLVDAGLPGREGAFGAALEALGLGWRDLKRVIVTHHDLDHIGSLPAVVAASGAQVLALEAEMPYVQGDRPGQKQPSPQMVSSLPPEMVALFNNPPRARVDRALHDGERLDLAGGVRVVATPGHTVGHLSLFVEQDGVLIAGDALTSEDGQLRGPLERATPDLPEALNSVRKLAELPVTTVLTYHGGAVREDAAGQLTRLAGGLGH; translated from the coding sequence ATGGCCGCGCCCCTCCGAATCAGCGAACACGTCTACGCCCTCCCCATCGAGGCCTCACTCCTGGGCGCTCCGACGACGATCTTTCCGGCGCTGATCCTGGATGAGAGGCGGGGCGCTTCCCTCGTGGACGCCGGTCTTCCCGGAAGGGAGGGTGCCTTCGGCGCGGCTCTTGAGGCCCTGGGGCTGGGCTGGCGTGATCTGAAGCGGGTCATCGTGACCCACCATGACCTCGACCACATCGGCTCGCTGCCCGCCGTCGTGGCCGCGTCGGGCGCGCAGGTCCTCGCCCTCGAAGCGGAGATGCCCTATGTCCAGGGGGACAGGCCCGGCCAGAAGCAGCCCTCACCGCAGATGGTGTCCAGCCTGCCCCCCGAAATGGTCGCCCTCTTCAACAACCCACCCCGGGCCAGGGTGGACCGCGCGCTGCACGACGGCGAACGGCTGGACCTCGCGGGTGGCGTGAGGGTTGTCGCCACGCCGGGCCATACCGTGGGGCATCTCAGCCTGTTCGTCGAGCAGGACGGCGTGCTGATCGCCGGAGACGCCCTGACGAGCGAAGACGGGCAGCTCCGTGGGCCGCTGGAGCGGGCGACGCCTGACCTGCCCGAGGCGCTGAACAGCGTGCGGAAGCTGGCGGAGTTGCCCGTGACCACAGTGCTGACCTACCACGGCGGCGCAGTGAGGGAGGACGCCGCCGGGCAACTGACGCGGCTGGCCGGGGGCCTGGGCCACTGA
- a CDS encoding lysophospholipid acyltransferase family protein → MSDARPPAATAPAEAASAPPVIPWVYRAVVFFTTLPVFLRGQRIEVHGREHVPPPGTPLIVAGNHRTNLDPFLIARSLPPGRHLQFMAKKELFVPVIGHIIRAGGSFPVDRQANDLGAVRTSLRILQAGGTLGIFPEGTRGGGEMQGGVALLALKGKAPVLPVGLSREGRRWIVRFGEPMAPTGGIKALTAAIGERLTELAGPVGERPGN, encoded by the coding sequence ATGAGCGATGCCCGTCCTCCCGCCGCCACCGCCCCGGCTGAAGCGGCCAGCGCCCCTCCCGTCATTCCCTGGGTGTACCGCGCGGTCGTGTTCTTCACGACGTTGCCCGTGTTCCTGCGGGGTCAGCGCATCGAGGTGCATGGCCGCGAACACGTCCCGCCGCCCGGCACACCGCTGATCGTGGCCGGGAACCACCGCACCAACCTCGATCCCTTCCTGATCGCGCGCAGCCTGCCGCCGGGCCGCCACCTGCAATTCATGGCCAAAAAGGAACTGTTCGTGCCCGTCATCGGCCACATCATCCGCGCGGGCGGTTCCTTTCCGGTGGACCGGCAGGCGAACGACCTGGGGGCCGTGCGAACCAGCCTCCGCATCCTGCAAGCGGGCGGCACGCTGGGCATCTTCCCCGAGGGCACGCGCGGCGGCGGCGAGATGCAGGGCGGCGTGGCGCTGCTGGCCCTGAAAGGCAAGGCCCCGGTGCTGCCCGTCGGCCTCAGCCGCGAGGGTCGGCGCTGGATCGTGCGCTTCGGGGAGCCGATGGCGCCGACCGGGGGGATCAAGGCGCTGACCGCCGCCATCGGCGAGCGCCTGACCGAACTCGCGGGACCGGTGGGGGAGCGGCCGGGGAACTGA
- the xseB gene encoding exodeoxyribonuclease VII small subunit, with product MPDVPTSLTYREAYARLSRIAAELESGEADLDRVLPLLEEARAAYAACRERIEAVRAVLAGGWAEAEEDSEEDPGLDADQEA from the coding sequence GTGCCGGACGTCCCCACCTCCCTGACGTACCGCGAGGCCTACGCGCGGCTCTCGCGGATCGCCGCCGAGCTGGAAAGCGGGGAAGCGGACCTCGACCGCGTGCTGCCGCTGCTCGAAGAGGCCCGCGCCGCCTACGCCGCCTGCCGCGAACGGATCGAGGCCGTGCGCGCCGTGCTGGCGGGGGGCTGGGCGGAGGCCGAGGAAGACAGCGAGGAGGACCCCGGGCTGGACGCGGATCAGGAGGCCTGA
- a CDS encoding flavin reductase family protein codes for MTAPASFRHFDFSALSAADRYKLVTGVVVPRPIAWVTTRGADGHVNLAPFSFFGLMGSDPAVVAFAPGDRADGTPKDTALNLVAGGEFTVNLVSADLAPLMNATATDFPHGMAEPDTLGVVLLPGISVHVPRVAASPAALECREVQTVLIGRTRVILGEVLGLTLREDALLDEARRHVNTAALDLVGRMGGRGTYTHTRDTFTIDRVSYAEWQAGEAEKME; via the coding sequence GTGACTGCTCCTGCCTCTTTTCGGCACTTCGACTTCAGCGCCCTCAGCGCCGCCGACCGTTACAAGCTGGTGACCGGGGTGGTGGTGCCGCGCCCGATTGCCTGGGTGACCACCCGGGGCGCGGACGGCCACGTCAACCTCGCGCCCTTTTCCTTCTTCGGCCTGATGGGGTCCGACCCGGCGGTGGTGGCCTTCGCCCCCGGCGACCGGGCCGACGGCACGCCGAAGGACACCGCCCTCAACCTCGTGGCGGGCGGCGAGTTCACGGTGAATCTGGTCAGCGCGGACCTCGCGCCTTTGATGAACGCGACCGCCACCGATTTTCCGCACGGCATGGCGGAGCCGGACACGCTGGGTGTGGTGCTCCTCCCCGGGATCAGCGTCCATGTGCCGCGTGTGGCAGCCAGTCCCGCCGCCCTCGAATGCCGCGAAGTGCAGACCGTTCTGATCGGCCGCACCCGCGTCATTCTGGGCGAGGTGCTGGGCCTGACCCTGCGCGAAGACGCCCTGCTGGACGAGGCCCGCCGCCACGTGAACACCGCCGCCCTCGATCTGGTGGGGCGGATGGGGGGGCGGGGCACGTACACGCACACGCGGGACACCTTCACGATTGACCGGGTGAGCTACGCGGAGTGGCAGGCGGGGGAGGCAGAGAAGATGGAGTGA
- a CDS encoding GNAT family N-acetyltransferase: protein MAPPFTLRPATPPDAPALAHVHTASWRETYTGLLPQEFLAGMTDDAARERRQRMWEVLAADPSQIVLVTQQDGEVVAFASGGPARDHPGVDAELYTLYALKSAHGQGLGRALLHALARELHLGGANSLALWVLDQNPTRQWYARQGAREAGEKTQPLPAGGELREVRMVWDNLAQLR from the coding sequence ATGGCCCCGCCCTTCACCCTCCGCCCCGCCACTCCCCCCGACGCGCCCGCCCTCGCCCACGTTCATACCGCGAGCTGGCGCGAGACGTACACGGGGTTGCTGCCGCAGGAGTTCCTGGCGGGGATGACGGACGACGCAGCCCGCGAGCGGCGGCAGCGCATGTGGGAGGTCCTCGCCGCCGACCCGTCCCAGATCGTCCTCGTCACGCAACAGGACGGCGAGGTGGTCGCTTTTGCCTCGGGCGGCCCCGCGCGTGACCATCCGGGCGTGGACGCGGAACTGTACACCCTCTACGCCCTGAAATCCGCCCACGGACAGGGCCTCGGGCGGGCACTGCTGCACGCGCTGGCGCGGGAGTTGCACTTGGGGGGCGCGAACAGTCTGGCCCTGTGGGTGCTGGATCAAAACCCGACCCGCCAGTGGTACGCGCGGCAAGGCGCTCGTGAGGCGGGGGAGAAGACCCAGCCCCTCCCCGCTGGCGGCGAATTGCGCGAAGTGCGGATGGTCTGGGACAACCTCGCGCAGCTACGATAG
- a CDS encoding Uma2 family endonuclease, producing the protein MSDPAPQAMSVEEYLRTEEKSPYKREYVGGFVYPLHAQAGASEPHVLICMNIAGTLYADAMRAGCRLYQNDMKLRVEDSASFFYPDVMLVCDQNDNDRYAKTSPCLLVEVLSESTASHERFGKYGVYTAIPSLQTYLIVEQKERRVYAYSRQEGGWQLQELIGSGSIEVPCLNRRLTLDEIYLGVL; encoded by the coding sequence ATGAGCGACCCCGCCCCCCAAGCCATGAGCGTGGAGGAGTACCTGCGGACGGAGGAGAAAAGCCCCTACAAGCGCGAGTATGTCGGCGGGTTCGTCTACCCACTGCACGCCCAGGCGGGGGCCAGCGAGCCGCATGTCCTGATCTGCATGAACATCGCTGGGACCCTCTACGCCGACGCCATGCGCGCCGGATGCCGCCTTTACCAGAACGACATGAAGCTCCGGGTCGAAGATAGCGCCTCCTTCTTTTACCCGGACGTGATGCTCGTCTGCGACCAGAACGACAACGACCGATACGCCAAGACCTCCCCCTGCCTGCTGGTGGAAGTCCTCTCGGAAAGCACCGCCTCGCATGAGCGCTTCGGCAAGTACGGCGTCTACACCGCCATTCCCTCTCTCCAGACCTACCTGATCGTGGAGCAGAAGGAACGGCGGGTGTACGCCTACAGTCGGCAGGAAGGCGGGTGGCAATTGCAGGAGCTGATCGGCAGCGGCAGCATCGAAGTGCCCTGTCTGAACCGCCGTCTCACACTGGACGAGATTTACCTGGGCGTTCTCTGA
- a CDS encoding DUF2089 domain-containing protein: MPRPLPLPFPDETEAPLVTELRFPTSGVTVRGVFELNEFATLTPENLEFLRLYIRVRGNLKEVERVLGVSYPTVRARFDMLLRAIGYEPELADPQAEVLERLERGEITPDEAARKLRR, encoded by the coding sequence ATGCCCAGACCTCTCCCCCTCCCCTTCCCTGACGAGACGGAAGCCCCGCTGGTGACTGAACTGCGTTTTCCGACCAGCGGCGTGACCGTGCGCGGCGTCTTCGAGCTGAACGAATTCGCCACCCTGACCCCTGAGAACCTGGAATTCCTGCGGCTGTACATCCGCGTGCGCGGCAACCTGAAGGAAGTCGAACGGGTGCTGGGCGTCAGTTATCCCACCGTCCGCGCCCGCTTCGACATGCTGCTGCGCGCCATCGGCTATGAACCCGAACTCGCGGACCCCCAGGCAGAAGTGCTCGAACGCCTGGAACGCGGCGAGATCACGCCGGACGAGGCGGCACGCAAGCTGCGGCGGTAG